The Iamia majanohamensis genome window below encodes:
- a CDS encoding thioesterase family protein: protein MDAAALFRPDGDAFVSTDLTQGGWDPRHANGAAVLALLGHCLEDVPTLVPMTLSRLTVDLVRPVPLGPRLQVTAEVVREGKKIQVVEQRVAVDDVVHVRATALRLRDAADAGAPTPRSTTDARPADALVDPEGAWSFSAMPDAPGFLRGIDLRRAPRTDGAGVGAWLRLQVPVVAGEEVRATARAVVGFDFANLVGVDDHPEGVTMINPDVTGHVLRSPVEGWIAVTGDTRFAPGGGRGLSTAMLSDAEGVFAVVSVSQLVQARR from the coding sequence GTGGACGCAGCCGCCCTCTTCCGGCCCGACGGCGACGCCTTCGTCTCCACCGACCTGACCCAGGGTGGCTGGGACCCCCGCCACGCCAACGGCGCCGCGGTGCTGGCCCTCCTCGGGCACTGCCTGGAGGACGTGCCCACGCTCGTCCCCATGACCCTCAGCCGCCTCACCGTGGACCTGGTGCGTCCCGTCCCCCTGGGCCCCCGGCTGCAGGTGACCGCCGAGGTCGTGCGCGAGGGCAAGAAGATCCAGGTGGTCGAGCAGCGCGTCGCCGTCGACGACGTGGTGCACGTCCGGGCCACCGCCCTCCGCCTCCGCGACGCCGCCGACGCGGGCGCGCCGACACCCCGCAGCACCACCGACGCCCGCCCCGCCGACGCCCTGGTCGACCCCGAGGGGGCGTGGTCGTTCTCGGCCATGCCCGACGCGCCCGGCTTCCTCCGGGGCATCGACCTGCGCCGGGCCCCGCGCACCGACGGGGCCGGCGTCGGGGCCTGGCTGCGACTGCAGGTCCCGGTGGTGGCGGGGGAGGAGGTGCGGGCCACGGCCCGGGCGGTGGTGGGCTTCGACTTCGCCAACCTGGTCGGCGTCGACGACCACCCCGAGGGCGTGACCATGATCAACCCGGACGTGACCGGTCACGTCCTGCGCTCGCCGGTCGAGGGGTGGATCGCCGTCACCGGCGACACCCGGTTCGCGCCCGGCGGCGGCCGGGGCCTCTCCACGGCCATGCTGAGCGACGCCGAGGGGGTGTTCGCGGTGGTGTCGGTCTCCCAGCTGGTCCAGGCCCGCCGGTGA
- a CDS encoding MBL fold metallo-hydrolase, with protein sequence MDTSPPPVRPHKQEKEDASEEITEVAPGIRRLQLPIDFTGLGHVNCYAMEDGRGVTLVDPGLPGEASWNALLARLAAAEVPLERVHTVVVTHSHPDHFGNAGLLAQETGADIVAFERFRTFFDQMETDESELEVRDSVAEEDAPPGAAWRRPTPWGGEPMGPPPERVREMRARAGEFFRWMKVPRPSVRVADRGRLTLGGREWLGVFTPGHTDDHLCLFSEEDGVLLAGDQVLPTITPHISGMLPDDSLGRYVDSLDDLVGLPDVAVVLPAHGHPFTDLGRRVDEIKVHHVERLAELQAIGDDLGWASVTDYSRRLFAERSWGAMAEDETYAHLEHLRMQGRARQREESGVLLYRL encoded by the coding sequence ATGGACACCTCCCCGCCTCCCGTGCGCCCGCACAAGCAGGAGAAGGAGGACGCCTCGGAGGAGATCACCGAGGTCGCGCCGGGCATCCGGCGCCTCCAGCTGCCCATCGACTTCACCGGCCTGGGCCACGTCAACTGCTACGCCATGGAGGACGGCCGGGGCGTGACCCTGGTCGACCCCGGCCTGCCGGGCGAGGCGTCCTGGAACGCGCTCCTGGCCCGCCTGGCCGCGGCCGAGGTGCCCCTCGAGCGGGTCCACACCGTCGTGGTCACCCACTCCCACCCCGACCACTTCGGCAACGCCGGGCTGCTGGCCCAGGAGACCGGCGCCGACATCGTCGCCTTCGAGCGCTTCCGGACCTTCTTCGACCAGATGGAGACCGACGAGAGCGAGCTGGAGGTGCGCGACTCGGTGGCCGAGGAGGACGCGCCCCCCGGGGCCGCGTGGCGGCGCCCCACGCCGTGGGGGGGCGAGCCCATGGGCCCGCCGCCGGAGCGGGTGCGGGAGATGCGGGCCCGGGCCGGGGAGTTCTTCCGCTGGATGAAGGTGCCGCGCCCGAGCGTCCGCGTCGCCGACCGGGGCCGGCTCACCCTCGGCGGGCGCGAGTGGCTGGGCGTCTTCACCCCGGGCCACACCGACGACCACCTGTGCCTCTTCTCCGAGGAGGACGGCGTCCTGCTGGCCGGCGACCAGGTGCTGCCCACCATCACGCCGCACATCTCCGGCATGCTCCCCGACGACTCCCTCGGTCGCTACGTGGACTCCCTCGACGACCTGGTCGGCCTGCCCGACGTGGCCGTGGTGCTGCCCGCCCACGGCCACCCGTTCACCGACCTGGGACGGCGGGTGGACGAGATCAAGGTCCACCACGTCGAGCGCCTGGCCGAGCTGCAGGCCATCGGCGACGACCTGGGCTGGGCCAGCGTCACCGACTACTCCCGCCGCCTCTTCGCCGAGCGGTCCTGGGGCGCCATGGCCGAGGACGAGACCTACGCCCACCTCGAGCACCTGCGGATGCAGGGCCGGGCCCGCCAGCGCGAGGAGTCCGGGGTGCTGCTCTACCGGCTCTGA
- a CDS encoding fumarylacetoacetate hydrolase family protein: MKIANHHGRLVLVVDDGVVDVHDASDGRFGPDPADAYARWDDLRAWADDATGEVLPLDEDALGAPSPTPRQVFAIGLNYASHAEESGMDLPAVPAVFTKYPAGLTGPFAPIELSGEMVDWEVELVAVIGREADRVAEADGWDHVAGLTVGQDVSDRHVQFAAGGQFSLGKSFRSYGPTGPWLVTPDEVADRDDLALGCSLDGEVVQDDRTAGLVFTVPRLVAELSAVCPLLPGDLIFTGTPAGVGIGRTPPRFLAPGQVLESWIEGIGAIRNQVVAGGAA, translated from the coding sequence ATGAAGATCGCCAACCACCACGGCCGCCTCGTCCTCGTCGTCGACGACGGCGTGGTCGACGTCCACGACGCCTCCGACGGGCGCTTCGGGCCCGACCCGGCCGACGCCTACGCCCGGTGGGACGACCTGCGCGCCTGGGCCGACGACGCCACCGGCGAGGTCCTCCCGCTCGACGAGGACGCCCTCGGTGCCCCCTCGCCCACCCCCCGCCAGGTGTTCGCCATCGGCCTCAACTACGCCAGCCACGCCGAGGAGTCCGGCATGGACCTGCCCGCCGTGCCTGCCGTGTTCACCAAGTACCCGGCCGGCCTCACCGGGCCCTTCGCACCCATCGAGCTCTCGGGCGAGATGGTCGACTGGGAGGTCGAGCTGGTGGCCGTCATCGGCCGGGAGGCCGACCGGGTCGCCGAGGCCGACGGCTGGGACCACGTGGCCGGGCTCACCGTGGGCCAGGACGTCTCGGACCGCCACGTGCAGTTCGCGGCGGGCGGCCAGTTCTCCCTGGGCAAGTCCTTCCGCTCCTACGGGCCCACCGGGCCGTGGCTCGTCACCCCCGACGAGGTGGCCGACCGCGACGACCTCGCCCTGGGCTGCTCGCTCGACGGCGAGGTGGTCCAGGACGACCGGACCGCGGGGCTGGTCTTCACCGTGCCCCGCCTGGTGGCCGAGCTGTCCGCCGTGTGCCCGCTGCTGCCCGGCGACCTGATCTTCACCGGCACCCCCGCCGGGGTCGGCATCGGCCGTACGCCGCCGCGGTTCCTCGCCCCGGGCCAGGTCCTGGAGAGCTGGATCGAGGGCATCGGCGCCATCCGCAACCAGGTCGTCGCCGGAGGTGCGGCATGA
- a CDS encoding YdcF family protein, with protein sequence MTEEGSDASRAAWPVDSEVDVAFRALWRHLVVADPTGPSDAIFCFGSRDRAVPARAAELHAAGVAPLVMVSGGGLIDGHRTEADVFAEDLGARGVPPEQIVRERVSRNTGENVTFGVRGLEVHVRLRRITAVSWPLVARRCRATVARHHPTVTVASAPALAHPDEVWAATPRTVRAALGEWDRLGAYVARGFTVAQPRPPEVRTAVRTLRRALADAATAPLVAVGGRDAPTAPGVASHPVPHAGASAPAAFR encoded by the coding sequence ATGACCGAGGAGGGGAGCGACGCGTCCCGCGCCGCCTGGCCCGTGGACAGCGAGGTCGACGTCGCCTTCCGGGCCCTGTGGCGCCACCTCGTCGTGGCCGACCCGACCGGTCCCAGCGACGCCATCTTCTGCTTCGGCAGCCGCGACCGGGCCGTGCCGGCCCGGGCCGCCGAGCTCCACGCCGCCGGCGTCGCCCCGCTCGTGATGGTGTCGGGGGGCGGGCTCATCGACGGGCACCGGACCGAGGCCGACGTCTTCGCCGAGGACCTCGGGGCCCGGGGCGTGCCCCCGGAGCAGATCGTCCGCGAGCGGGTGTCCCGCAACACCGGCGAGAACGTCACCTTCGGGGTGCGGGGCCTGGAGGTCCACGTCCGCCTGCGACGCATCACCGCGGTGTCCTGGCCCCTGGTCGCCCGCCGGTGCCGGGCCACCGTGGCCCGCCACCACCCGACCGTCACCGTCGCCTCCGCCCCCGCCCTGGCCCACCCCGACGAGGTGTGGGCGGCGACGCCCCGCACCGTGCGGGCCGCGCTGGGGGAGTGGGACCGGCTGGGCGCCTACGTGGCGCGCGGCTTCACCGTGGCCCAGCCCCGCCCACCCGAGGTCCGCACCGCGGTGCGCACCCTCCGCCGCGCCCTCGCCGATGCCGCGACCGCACCGCTCGTGGCGGTGGGCGGCCGGGACGCCCCGACGGCCCCCGGCGTGGCGTCGCACCCGGTGCCCCACGCCGGCGCCTCGGCCCCCGCCGCCTTCCGCTGA
- a CDS encoding bifunctional 3-(3-hydroxy-phenyl)propionate/3-hydroxycinnamic acid hydroxylase, whose protein sequence is MTTPEVDVAIVGCGPVGGVLAALLGRRGHTVAVVEGHPAPYALPRAVHFDHEVARLLQGLGLGEALGAISEPGSEYEWRNGAGQVLLRFGGRPVGPSGWPDSNMFWQPALERRIEAAATAQRTVEVRRGVSVVDLDQDDDGVTLGLRAADGTEADLRAGWVVGCDGAGSTVRDLVDAGVTDLGFFYDWLIVDVVLDEPRVFDPINVQVCEPTRPTTVVSGGPGRRRWEFMRLPHETVEELDDEGRAWALLEPWDVTPGDATLERHAVYRFQARWADRWRTGRVLLAGDAAHQMPPFAGQGWPRPPPSGPSPSRPCPASPRA, encoded by the coding sequence GTGACCACGCCCGAGGTCGACGTCGCCATCGTGGGCTGCGGCCCCGTCGGCGGGGTGCTGGCCGCCCTCCTCGGCCGCCGGGGCCACACGGTCGCCGTGGTCGAGGGCCACCCCGCCCCCTACGCCCTGCCCCGCGCCGTGCACTTCGACCACGAGGTGGCCCGCCTCCTGCAGGGCCTCGGCCTGGGCGAGGCCCTGGGCGCCATCTCCGAGCCGGGCAGCGAGTACGAGTGGCGCAACGGCGCCGGCCAGGTGCTGCTCCGCTTCGGCGGCCGCCCCGTCGGGCCCTCGGGCTGGCCCGACTCCAACATGTTCTGGCAGCCCGCCCTCGAGCGCCGCATCGAGGCCGCGGCCACGGCCCAGCGCACCGTCGAGGTCCGGCGCGGCGTGTCGGTCGTCGACCTCGACCAGGACGACGACGGCGTCACCCTCGGGCTGCGCGCCGCGGACGGCACCGAGGCCGACCTGCGGGCGGGCTGGGTCGTCGGCTGCGACGGGGCCGGCAGCACCGTGCGCGACCTCGTCGACGCCGGGGTCACCGACCTCGGGTTCTTCTACGACTGGCTCATCGTCGACGTGGTCCTCGACGAGCCCCGGGTCTTCGACCCGATCAACGTCCAGGTGTGCGAGCCCACCCGGCCCACCACGGTGGTGTCCGGCGGACCCGGACGCCGGCGCTGGGAGTTCATGCGCCTCCCCCACGAGACCGTCGAGGAGCTCGACGACGAGGGGCGGGCCTGGGCCCTCCTCGAGCCGTGGGACGTCACCCCCGGCGACGCCACCCTCGAACGCCACGCCGTCTACCGGTTCCAGGCCCGCTGGGCCGACCGCTGGCGCACCGGCCGGGTGCTGCTGGCCGGCGACGCGGCCCACCAGATGCCGCCCTTCGCCGGGCAGGGCTGGCCGCGGCCGCCGCCCTCGGGGCCCAGCCCCAGCCGGCCCTGCCCGGCGTCACCGAGGGCGTGA
- a CDS encoding DUF4326 domain-containing protein: MTPPRRIRLRRTAGWRKPEGAVVVARPSRWGNPFSTAAAAVDHPGASEDELRARTVAAFRDLVEGRRPDVAYPSREEVRAALAGRDLACWCPLDGPCHAEVLLEVANGASPGADV, from the coding sequence GTGACCCCGCCCCGGCGCATCCGGCTCCGGCGGACGGCGGGCTGGCGCAAGCCCGAGGGGGCCGTGGTCGTGGCCCGGCCGTCGCGCTGGGGCAACCCGTTCAGCACGGCCGCCGCCGCCGTGGACCACCCCGGTGCGAGCGAGGACGAGCTGCGGGCCCGCACCGTCGCCGCCTTCCGCGACCTGGTGGAGGGTCGACGCCCCGACGTGGCCTACCCGAGCCGGGAGGAGGTCCGGGCCGCCCTGGCCGGGCGCGACCTGGCCTGCTGGTGCCCCCTCGACGGCCCCTGCCACGCAGAGGTGCTCCTCGAGGTGGCCAACGGGGCGTCGCCGGGGGCCGATGTCTGA
- a CDS encoding zinc-binding dehydrogenase — MRAVRVLRHGAPTEVIEVGEVPEPEPGPGQVRVAVSAASVNFGDIARCRGGVATVVGEPPFTLGMDVAGTVDAAGEGAEAWVGRRVVAMAEQSLGGMADRALCRTVFDAAPELDDVEAAAFTLPFHLGWLALHERAGLQRGETVLVRSGASAVGTAAVQLAVAAGAHVVATAGGPEKGEVCRALGAERVVDHRTEDVFDAVMDHTDGHGADVVFDPVGGDQTEVMWTCAATGGRYLPVGFNDDPESGLTGRPLRKVSMANVSVVGVILAYLDAPLEFRRFGINPFGPEVGERVHAELLALVADGRIRPTIGRRIGLGEVAAALEDHEARRTSGRTVVDLALAP, encoded by the coding sequence GTGAGGGCGGTGCGGGTGCTGCGCCACGGCGCGCCCACCGAGGTGATCGAGGTGGGCGAGGTGCCCGAGCCCGAGCCCGGCCCGGGTCAGGTCCGGGTGGCCGTGTCCGCCGCGTCGGTGAACTTCGGCGACATCGCCCGCTGCCGGGGCGGGGTCGCCACGGTCGTGGGCGAGCCCCCCTTCACCCTCGGCATGGACGTGGCCGGCACCGTCGACGCCGCCGGCGAGGGCGCCGAGGCCTGGGTCGGGCGCCGGGTGGTGGCCATGGCCGAGCAGTCCCTCGGCGGCATGGCCGACCGGGCCCTGTGCCGCACGGTGTTCGACGCCGCGCCCGAGCTCGACGACGTGGAGGCGGCGGCCTTCACCCTGCCGTTCCACCTCGGGTGGCTGGCCCTGCACGAGCGGGCCGGGCTGCAGCGCGGGGAGACGGTGCTGGTCCGCTCCGGGGCCAGCGCGGTGGGCACCGCCGCCGTCCAGCTGGCCGTGGCCGCGGGGGCGCACGTGGTCGCCACCGCGGGCGGGCCGGAGAAGGGCGAGGTGTGCCGGGCCCTGGGCGCCGAGCGGGTGGTCGACCACCGCACGGAGGACGTCTTCGACGCGGTGATGGACCACACCGACGGCCACGGGGCCGACGTCGTCTTCGACCCCGTCGGCGGGGACCAGACCGAGGTCATGTGGACCTGTGCCGCGACCGGCGGCCGGTACCTGCCGGTCGGGTTCAACGACGACCCCGAGTCGGGGCTCACCGGCCGGCCGCTGCGCAAGGTGTCGATGGCCAACGTGTCGGTGGTCGGGGTGATCCTGGCCTACCTCGACGCCCCCCTCGAGTTCCGCCGCTTCGGCATCAACCCCTTCGGCCCGGAGGTGGGCGAGCGGGTCCACGCCGAGCTCCTCGCCCTGGTGGCCGACGGGCGCATCCGCCCCACCATCGGCCGCCGCATCGGCCTGGGCGAGGTGGCCGCCGCCCTGGAGGACCACGAGGCCCGCCGCACGTCGGGGCGCACCGTGGTCGACCTGGCCCTGGCCCCCTGA
- a CDS encoding VOC family protein, protein MALQGFSHIGICVTDIERSRRFYVDVLGFTPLYALDLTDDEVAATMEQAGTFRSAMLLRDDLRIELLQWVDVPTTGSGARKPMTGLGFTHLSFRVDAIDELSDAVRAAGGAVHDHTLSVLDPGDGTPPTRLLYVTDPDGTRIELMENVPDLSLMAPAAADALRDRFDRG, encoded by the coding sequence GTGGCCCTGCAGGGCTTCTCCCACATCGGGATCTGCGTGACCGACATCGAGCGGTCCCGTCGGTTCTACGTCGACGTGCTCGGCTTCACCCCGCTCTACGCCCTCGACCTCACCGACGACGAGGTCGCCGCCACCATGGAGCAGGCCGGGACCTTCCGCTCGGCCATGCTCCTGCGCGACGACCTGCGCATCGAGCTGCTGCAGTGGGTCGACGTGCCCACGACCGGGTCGGGGGCGCGCAAGCCCATGACCGGTCTGGGGTTCACCCACCTGTCGTTCCGGGTCGACGCCATCGACGAGCTGTCCGACGCGGTCCGCGCCGCGGGTGGCGCGGTCCACGACCACACCCTGTCGGTCCTCGACCCCGGCGACGGCACCCCACCGACCCGCTTGCTCTACGTCACCGATCCCGACGGCACCCGCATCGAGCTGATGGAGAACGTGCCCGACCTCTCGCTCATGGCCCCCGCCGCGGCCGACGCCCTCCGCGACCGCTTCGACCGCGGCTGA
- a CDS encoding MBL fold metallo-hydrolase, translating to MPSTPTQVWASADGAVRVLAVGVHHEPVPDCVAYRVETPDGVVVISGDTRVCSEVGDLAVGADVLVHEACRTTALAEAIAGTTYETIFSYHADTVPLGALAQRSGVPHVVLTHLIPPPDTPEQAEGFAQDLRDGGYGGTITVGEDLTTAAADRDHLVPVKVPRRRRRAAVTGSVCQPGTGSGGMAWRST from the coding sequence GTGCCGTCCACCCCGACCCAGGTGTGGGCCAGCGCCGACGGCGCCGTCCGGGTCCTGGCCGTGGGCGTGCACCACGAGCCGGTGCCGGACTGCGTGGCCTACCGGGTGGAGACCCCCGACGGCGTCGTGGTCATCTCGGGCGACACCCGGGTGTGCTCGGAGGTGGGCGACCTCGCCGTCGGCGCCGACGTGCTGGTCCACGAGGCCTGCCGCACCACCGCGCTGGCCGAGGCCATCGCCGGCACGACCTACGAGACCATCTTCAGCTACCACGCCGACACCGTCCCCCTCGGGGCCCTCGCCCAGCGCAGCGGCGTGCCCCACGTGGTCCTCACCCACCTCATCCCGCCGCCCGACACCCCCGAGCAGGCCGAGGGCTTCGCCCAGGACCTCCGCGACGGCGGCTACGGCGGGACCATCACCGTGGGCGAGGACCTCACCACCGCGGCGGCTGACCGTGACCACCTCGTACCGGTGAAGGTCCCCCGTCGCCGGCGACGGGCAGCCGTCACCGGTTCGGTGTGTCAGCCCGGCACCGGCTCGGGCGGGATGGCCTGGCGCTCGACGTAG
- a CDS encoding DUF1801 domain-containing protein yields MAGSDATTPEEYLAALPDDRRALVGSIRATILENLPAGIEEQVTHGMLGYVVPLEVFPDTYNGQPLSLLAVASQKNHVAVYLMGVYGDDAERDRFVDAWRATGRKLDMGRSCVRVKSLDDVAFGVLGDAVARVEADDLIAGHEAAHGR; encoded by the coding sequence ATGGCCGGGTCCGACGCGACCACACCGGAGGAGTACCTCGCCGCCCTCCCCGACGACCGCCGGGCTCTGGTCGGGTCGATCCGGGCGACCATCCTCGAGAACCTGCCCGCCGGGATCGAGGAGCAGGTCACCCACGGGATGCTCGGCTACGTCGTCCCGCTCGAGGTCTTCCCCGACACCTACAACGGCCAGCCGCTCAGCCTGCTGGCCGTCGCCAGCCAGAAGAACCACGTCGCCGTCTACCTCATGGGGGTGTACGGCGACGACGCCGAGCGGGATCGCTTCGTCGACGCATGGCGGGCCACGGGCCGGAAGCTCGACATGGGCCGGTCGTGCGTCAGGGTCAAGAGCCTCGACGACGTGGCCTTCGGGGTCCTGGGCGACGCCGTCGCCCGGGTCGAGGCCGACGACCTCATCGCCGGCCACGAGGCAGCCCACGGCCGCTGA
- a CDS encoding sulfotransferase family protein: MDALDPEVLLAQAIDLTGLDDLGADGVREGLAVYTASLREEARLSELGEAALASTLVTALANRLRVVAWHRDHPEVAEEHVEAPLVVVGMFRAGTTLLSNLLDRDPANRSLLRWESLDSVPPSTPADHREGPRVDAARAGGEMLEALNPAMRAIHHEDADGPTECVAVMSQDMRSLSWEAIANVWSYGAWLRDADMEATYRYHRQVLQVLQSGGVRGRWALKSPHHALALDTLTVVYPDARLVMLHRDPVVLAASVCSLVSTLTGTFSDADHTAYIAEHWTRMLEDCVARTDAFRAAHPEHPIVDVRYADLVADPVGTVAALYRAVGDELSGPAADAMAALVAERPKGALGTHGYDLASHGLDEGALRERFAGYVERQAIPPEPVPG, translated from the coding sequence GTGGACGCACTCGACCCCGAGGTGCTGCTGGCCCAGGCCATCGACCTGACCGGCCTCGACGACCTCGGGGCCGACGGCGTGCGCGAGGGCCTCGCCGTCTACACCGCCTCGCTGCGCGAGGAGGCCCGCCTGAGCGAGCTGGGCGAGGCCGCCCTCGCCTCCACCCTCGTCACCGCCCTGGCCAACCGCCTGCGGGTGGTGGCGTGGCACCGCGACCACCCCGAGGTGGCCGAGGAGCACGTCGAGGCACCGCTCGTGGTCGTGGGCATGTTCCGCGCCGGCACCACCCTGCTCTCGAACCTGCTCGACCGGGACCCCGCCAACCGGAGCCTGCTGCGGTGGGAGTCGCTCGACAGCGTCCCGCCCTCGACGCCCGCCGACCACCGGGAGGGCCCCCGGGTCGATGCGGCGCGGGCCGGCGGCGAGATGCTGGAGGCGCTCAACCCGGCCATGCGGGCCATCCACCACGAGGACGCCGACGGCCCCACCGAGTGCGTGGCGGTGATGAGCCAGGACATGCGCAGCCTGTCGTGGGAGGCCATCGCCAACGTGTGGTCCTACGGCGCCTGGCTGCGCGACGCGGACATGGAGGCGACCTACCGCTACCACCGCCAGGTCCTCCAGGTCCTCCAGAGCGGCGGCGTCCGGGGCCGGTGGGCGCTCAAGAGCCCGCACCACGCCCTGGCCCTCGACACCCTCACGGTCGTCTACCCCGACGCCCGGCTGGTCATGCTCCACCGCGACCCCGTGGTGCTGGCCGCGTCGGTGTGCAGCCTCGTCTCGACCCTCACGGGCACCTTCTCCGACGCCGACCACACCGCCTACATCGCCGAGCACTGGACCCGGATGCTGGAGGACTGCGTGGCCCGCACCGACGCCTTCCGCGCCGCCCACCCCGAGCACCCCATCGTCGACGTGCGCTACGCCGACCTGGTGGCCGACCCGGTCGGCACCGTCGCCGCCCTCTACCGCGCCGTGGGCGACGAGCTGTCCGGCCCCGCCGCCGACGCCATGGCCGCCTTGGTGGCCGAGCGGCCCAAGGGCGCCCTGGGCACCCACGGCTACGACCTCGCCTCCCACGGCCTCGACGAGGGCGCCCTGCGGGAGCGCTTCGCCGGCTACGTCGAGCGCCAGGCCATCCCGCCCGAGCCGGTGCCGGGCTGA
- a CDS encoding TetR/AcrR family transcriptional regulator: MAATAPDRAEGRATRPSADATRDRILTAALDLFADRSFEGATTREIAARAGVSQPSLAYHFRSKDELWRAAVGRLFEELGATMRARIDGLRGVELVPLAKLVVRDFIAFSAAHPQLHRIITQESKADGERIDWLVETHVRPLYEVTTDMFRRLVEVGAVPDLPPAHLYYLLTGAGPTIFVLAPECRRLAGFDPQAPEAVQTHADAVVDLLFGPEA, from the coding sequence ATGGCCGCCACCGCCCCCGACCGCGCCGAGGGGCGGGCGACGCGCCCGTCGGCCGACGCCACCCGCGACCGCATCCTCACCGCCGCCCTCGACCTCTTCGCCGACCGCTCCTTCGAGGGCGCCACCACCCGGGAGATCGCCGCCCGGGCGGGGGTGTCGCAGCCCTCGCTCGCCTACCACTTCCGCTCCAAGGACGAGCTGTGGCGGGCCGCGGTGGGCCGCCTCTTCGAGGAGCTGGGCGCCACCATGCGGGCCCGCATCGACGGGCTGCGGGGCGTCGAGCTGGTGCCCCTGGCCAAGCTGGTCGTGCGCGACTTCATCGCCTTCTCGGCCGCCCACCCGCAGCTGCACCGCATCATCACCCAGGAGAGCAAGGCCGACGGCGAGCGCATCGACTGGCTGGTCGAGACCCACGTGCGCCCCCTCTACGAGGTCACCACCGACATGTTCCGCCGCCTGGTCGAGGTGGGCGCGGTGCCCGACCTCCCGCCCGCGCACCTCTACTACCTGCTCACCGGGGCGGGGCCGACGATCTTCGTGCTCGCCCCCGAGTGCCGGCGCCTGGCCGGCTTCGACCCCCAGGCCCCCGAGGCGGTGCAGACCCACGCCGACGCGGTGGTCGACCTCCTCTTCGGCCCCGAGGCCTGA
- a CDS encoding VOC family protein: protein MSHHQLELGYVRLEVADPAALGGFLTDVVGLAPGPATDAGEATWTDDDAVHRLIVAEGPRDDLAGLGFEAVDAVAFDATVERLADAGFPTTEGDAATVAARRVARLAAVEAPWGSTVEVVLGLARDDEPAPTPLVPGGFLTAGMGMGHAVVGTTAFDEAVRFATEGLGMVRSDRLETEVAPGIALEVHFLHCNARHHTLALARAPFELPQALHHVMVETNERDDVGRAYDRAVAAGLPLPNGLGRHDNDGMFSFYVASPVGFQVEVGHGARRITEPWTDDRLYDRISAWGHHPVAPAG, encoded by the coding sequence ATGAGCCACCACCAGCTCGAGCTCGGCTACGTCCGCCTGGAGGTGGCCGACCCCGCCGCCCTCGGTGGCTTCCTCACCGACGTGGTCGGCCTGGCCCCCGGGCCCGCCACCGACGCGGGCGAGGCGACCTGGACCGACGACGACGCGGTGCACCGGCTGATCGTCGCCGAGGGCCCCCGCGACGACCTGGCCGGGCTCGGATTCGAGGCCGTCGACGCGGTCGCCTTCGACGCCACCGTCGAGCGCCTGGCCGACGCCGGGTTCCCCACCACCGAGGGCGACGCCGCCACCGTCGCCGCCCGTCGGGTCGCCCGGCTGGCCGCGGTCGAGGCCCCGTGGGGCTCGACGGTCGAGGTCGTCCTCGGCCTGGCCCGCGACGACGAGCCCGCCCCCACCCCGCTGGTGCCGGGCGGCTTCCTCACCGCCGGCATGGGCATGGGCCACGCCGTGGTCGGCACCACCGCCTTCGACGAGGCCGTGCGCTTCGCCACCGAGGGCCTCGGGATGGTGCGCTCGGACCGCCTGGAGACCGAGGTCGCCCCGGGCATCGCCCTGGAGGTCCACTTCCTCCACTGCAACGCCCGCCACCACACCCTGGCCCTGGCCCGGGCCCCCTTCGAGCTGCCCCAGGCCCTCCACCACGTCATGGTCGAGACCAACGAGCGCGACGACGTGGGCCGGGCCTACGACCGGGCCGTGGCGGCCGGGCTGCCCCTGCCCAACGGCCTGGGCCGCCACGACAACGACGGGATGTTCTCCTTCTACGTGGCCAGCCCGGTGGGCTTCCAGGTCGAGGTGGGCCACGGCGCCCGGCGCATCACCGAGCCGTGGACCGACGACCGGCTCTACGACCGCATCAGCGCCTGGGGCCACCACCCCGTGGCGCCGGCCGGCTGA